The Actinocorallia herbida DNA window GTCGGTGGCCGACGAGCTGGTGGACGCGCTGTTCGAGGCGACCTTCCCGGGGCGTGGCGCGGAAGCGCTCAAGGTCTACGCGCAGGACCGGCCGGACGCCTCGAAGGTCGACCTGCTCGCGGCGCTGGAGACCGACCGCTCCTATCGGGTGGGCTCCACCCGGCTCGCCGACGCGCACGCCGCGCAGCGGCCCGGCAGCACGTTCTGCTACCGGTTCACCTGGCCGTCGACCGCGTTCGGCGGGGCGATCGGCGCGGCGCACTCGGTCGAGCTCCCGTTCGTGTTCGACGCGCTCGGCACCCCGATGGCCGAGGCGCTGACCGGGCCGGACGCGCCACAGCGGCTCGCCGACGACATCCACCGGGCCTGGGTGGCCTTCATCGGCACCGGCGACCCGAACCACGCGGGCCTGCCCGAGTGGCCCGCGTACGACGGCGACACCCGGCCGGTGCTCGAGCTGTCGCCCGACCACCGGGTCGTCGCGAACCCCGGTGGCGACGAGCTGGCGCTGTGGTCCGACACCGCCGCGTCGGGAGCCTGAGCGTTGCGTCCCGTAGGCGACATCCTCACCGGGCACGCCACGAGGCGGCCGGACGAGCTCGCGTTCACCTGCGGCGACCGGTCGATCACCTGGGCGGGGCTGGAGTCCCGCGCCAACCGGCTGGCCCGCGCCTATCAGCGGCGCGGCGTCGGGCACGGCGACCTGGTCACCGTCGCGCTCCCGAACTCCATCGAGACCTTCGCGGTCTTCTACGCGCTCTGGAAGATCGGCGCGGTCCCGCAGCCGGTGTCCGCCAGGCTGCCGGGCCCCGAGCTGGCGCGGATCGTGGCGCTCGCCGATCCGTCCCTGGTGATCGGCGCGGTCGCCGACCTCGTGCCCGGCCGACAGGTGCTCGCACCGGGGTTCGAGCCCGACCCGGACCTCTCCGACGGCCCGCTGCCGTCGGCGGTGTCCCCGTCCTGGAAGGCGCCCACCTCCGGCGGCAGCACCGGACGCCCGAAACTGATCGTCTCCGGCCACACCGGCGCACCCGACGTCGAGGCGCTGGCCCGGATCTTCCTGCTGCGGCCCGGACAGGTGCAATTGGTCCCCGGACCGCTCTACCACAACGCGCCGCTGACCCTTTCCACCGTCGGCTCGTACCTCGGCCAGCACGTCGTCGTCATGCCGCGGTTCGACGCCGCCGCGGCGCTCACGGCGATCGCCGAGCACCGCGTCACCATCGTCAACCTCGTGCCGACGATGATGCTGCGGATGCTGCGGCTCATCGACGCCGATCCCGGCAGGTACGACCTGAGCTCGCTCGAGGTCGTCTGGCACATGGGCGGCCCGTGCCCCGAGTGGCTCAAGGACCGGTGGATCGAGCTGGTCGGCGCGGCCCGGATCTGGGAGCTGTACGGCGGCACGGAAAGCCAGGCCTTCACGACCATCGACGGCGTCGCGTGGCAGCGGCGGCGCGGCTCGGTCGGCCGCCCGGTCACGGGCGAGATCGCGGTGCTCGACCCCGACGGCACGCCGGCACCGCCCGGCGTGGTCGGCGAGGTCGTGCTCCGCCGGAGCGCCGGGACGCCCCCGACGTACCGGTACATCGGCGCGGAACCCCGCGAGTTCGGCGACGGCTGGGAGTCGCTCGGCGACCTCGGCAGCCTCGACGAGGACGGATACCTCTATCTGGCCGACCGGCGCGTCGACATGATCGTGACCGGGGGCGCGAACGTCTACCCGGCCGAGGTCGAGTCGGCGATCCAGGAGCACCCGGACGTCGCCTCCGTCGTCGTCATCGGCCTGCCCGACGAAGATCTGGGCGCGCGGGTGCACGCGCTCGTGCAGACCGGCGGGCGGCCCTTGGACGAGGACGAGGTCAAGGCGTTCGCCGCGGCGAGGCTCGCCGGCTACAAGGTCCCCCGCACCGTGCGGTTCGTCGAGGAGGTCCTGCGCGACGACGCGGGAAAAGTACGGCGCAGCGCGCTGCGCGATCGAGAGGTGGCCCGCACATGACCGACCCACTCCCCGTCGGGGACCTCCTGACGGCACACGCCGCGGCGAGACCGGACGATCCGGCGGTGACCGGCGACGGCCGCACCGTGACGTTCGCGCGGCTCGAGGCGCGCGCCAACCGCCTCGCCCGCGCCTACCGGCGCCTCGGTGTGGCGCAGGGCGACCTGGTGAGCGTCGGCCTGCCCAACGGCGTCGAGTTCTACGAGTCCTGCTACGCGATCTGGAAGCTCGGCGCCGTCCCCCAGCCGCTGTCCTACCGGCTCCCCCCGGCCGAGCTCGCCCAGGTGCTGAAGCTCGCCGACCCGTCGCTGGTCATCGGGTTCGACGCCGCGGTGGCCGGTGGACGCGCCTGCCTGCCCGCCGGATTCGAGCCGGATGCCACGCTGGAGGAGACGCCGCTGCCTTCGCGGGTCTCGCCGTCGTGGAAGGCGCCGACCTC harbors:
- a CDS encoding AMP-binding protein yields the protein MRPVGDILTGHATRRPDELAFTCGDRSITWAGLESRANRLARAYQRRGVGHGDLVTVALPNSIETFAVFYALWKIGAVPQPVSARLPGPELARIVALADPSLVIGAVADLVPGRQVLAPGFEPDPDLSDGPLPSAVSPSWKAPTSGGSTGRPKLIVSGHTGAPDVEALARIFLLRPGQVQLVPGPLYHNAPLTLSTVGSYLGQHVVVMPRFDAAAALTAIAEHRVTIVNLVPTMMLRMLRLIDADPGRYDLSSLEVVWHMGGPCPEWLKDRWIELVGAARIWELYGGTESQAFTTIDGVAWQRRRGSVGRPVTGEIAVLDPDGTPAPPGVVGEVVLRRSAGTPPTYRYIGAEPREFGDGWESLGDLGSLDEDGYLYLADRRVDMIVTGGANVYPAEVESAIQEHPDVASVVVIGLPDEDLGARVHALVQTGGRPLDEDEVKAFAAARLAGYKVPRTVRFVEEVLRDDAGKVRRSALRDREVART